In the Leptospira fainei serovar Hurstbridge str. BUT 6 genome, ATTTTTTGGGATTGCATCAACCGCTCCTCGGTTTGCTTCCTTTCAGTCACGTCCCGATGAATGGAAATCCAATGGGTATATCGTCCGGTGGAATCGTTGATCGGAAACATATCTAGCTCCGTCCAGAACTCCGTCCCGTCTTTTCGATGATTCAATGTTTCTTCCCGAATCTGTTTCCATTGAGACATATACTCTTCTATTTTTGCCTGAATTTTTAGGTCAGATTTCGGTCCGCGTAATATTTTGGGAGTCTGACCGACGACCTCTTCCCTAGTGTAACCGGTAAGTTTTTCGAATGCTTCGTTCACATACACGATTTTAGGTCCTGGATCGGCGATCGGTTCCGACTCGGTGATTAGAAAGATATCCGTGGATTTTTCAATAGCAATTTGCAGCAATCTTAGGTTTTCTTCGGAACGCTTTCTTTCCGTAACGTCCTGAACCGTACCGATTATAAAGATGGGCTCTCCCTTTGAATTTCGTACCAACTCGGCCCTCTCCACTACATAGCGAGTTTCGCCGTCCGGTTTTATTATTCTATGATCGATTTCCGTGATGGTTCCGTATTCAAGTAATTCTTCCCCGAATTTCCGAACTCTTACGAGATCGTCCGAATGAACGAATGAAAAGAATCCATCGACCGATATCTGAAATTCATTCTTAGAAATTCCGAATATAGAATAGACTTCGTCCGACCAAGTGATTTTATTTTCGATTACGTTCCATTCCCAACTTCCAAGATTAGCGATTTTTAAAGCGCTTTTTAGCATATTTCTGCCGGAGCGAAGTTCATGCTCTACGTTTTTTTTGTAAAGTATGGATCCAAGCATCACGGAAACTAACTCTAAGGATCTCTCGATTTCCCGTTCAAATGCATCGCGTTTTTCCGAAAACACATTGATGATTCCGACGGCTTCGTTCGCGAAGATAAGCGGGATCGCGATACCGCTACCGACCTTGCCTTTCAAAGAAAAATCATTCCCCGCTTCCGCCGAAAGCGAACTCAATTCGCCGTGAAACAAAATTCGTTTGTTTCCGATTGCTTGACCTGAAAAACTCCATTCTGTCGGAATTCTAAGTCCTTTCGGGTAAACTAATTTGCCGTAAGCTCCTTTATAAACGAATTCCCCGTCTTCCTTTCTTCCGACGGAAACGCCGTCACATTCCACAAAGCGACCGATTTTTTCGGCGATAAAGTCCGGGAATTCTTCCGTATCTAACTCTGTGGTCGCTACCTCTATATTTAGCCGGATGATTTCTTTAAGCCTAAGAGAATCTTCCGCAAAGATATTTCCAAACTCGTTGTTTTTAAGGCAGGCTCGAATTGTTTCGTTCAAAAATAATGAGTTGATATTCGCTTTATCGATGTAATAGGAAGCGCCCGCCTCGAAAGATCGCAATTTAGCGGCAGAATCGGTCCCTTTATTTATGACGATAAACGAGGTTGCTGCGTTGGATATTTTATGCTCTTCAAGCAGATTGAGGTTGTTCGGAAAAACGGAGTGATAATCGACGATAAGGAGATCGTAATTTAAAGATTTTATCTGTTCAAGAGCCGATTCGGTTGCGACGGTTTGAACGTAAAAAGTCTTATCCTGGTCGGCTTTGGACAATAAATCATGAAGTGTGGGAACTCCCGCTTCTTTGTTTTCAATTAATAAAATCAATTTACGCATCAAACTTAAACTCATATTTTAGACCGGACTCCAATCATAGAGTAACGCGTCGAACCTGCTATAAATCAGATCCACCGATTTTCGTTCAATCATTTCCAACTCTCCAATAAATCCGAACAGGTTATCAAAATATTAGGTTCTACGCCTAATGAATAATTCAAAATCGAGGAAAAAATAGCGCCCGAAAGATCGTGCATGCTTATTTCTTTAAATCGCGTATTCGACCCTCAATGAAAAACTCATAATCCATGCTCCACTATAGGACGAAAAATATTGAAAAAAACCGAGTTTGAAGTTAATCCGCATTTTTTCGCGCCGGAAATCCAACTATTATTTTTAGAGTATCACTTCTAATCCGAAAGTATAGCATGAACTTATAAAATACCCTTTCTTCTTTACGAAAGATTGATTTATTAGTTCTTTAGAATTAGCGGGAAGATGGTCAGAAAGATATTTCCGGATAAATGATCATTTTGAATGTTATATTGGATATTGCACGAACGGACTTCTACTTCGAATAGATCTTATCCTGAATGATTTTAGCCCATTCTTTCGCTTTCAACTGGGAAGACTCGTAACCGAGGTCGTACAATCGCAAATATTCATTCCAATCGAAAGTCGAGAAATCCCGAGCCGGCAACTCGACGAAAAGGTCGGAAGATTCCTTGGTCTTTTTCAGGGAATTTTGGCTGGAAATAAGCATCGAACGCATAAAGATCTCTCCAATATGCGGAAAATCCAATCTTTGCTCCTTAGGCAATAAATTGTTCATAATGAGTGTCCAGGCAGACGGAGCCGCGCCCGGAAAACGTCCTTCTACCAGCGAACCATAAGCTTGATCTTTTGCCGGTTGCGAGCCCGCTCCCAAATCTACCGATATTAATATGTCCGCTCCTTTCTCCCTTAGCAGAAGTCCCGGGAGATTATCCCATAAACCTCCATCGACATAGAGCGATCCTTCGTCGTAAAAAGGAGGAAAAATACCCGGAATGGACGTACTCGCCCGAATCGCTTTCCATAATTCTCCCTGATCAAATATTTTCGGTTCGGACTTTGTTAAATTACAAGCCACCGCTAAGAAAGGAATCCATAATGTTTCGATCTTTCTATCGCCGAAAAAATCCTTAACGGCTTTCGAATAGCGCAAGCCGTTTAAAAGTGAAACGAAAGGAATCGTGTAGTCCCTCGTTAACTTAGAATCAATCCAAACCTTCTTTATTAAACGAAGTATTTCAGGGAAATCATATCCCATGGCGAATAAGCCAGCCATAATCGATCCCGCGCTCGTTCCGCCGATAAGATCCACCGGGATTCCTTGATCGCGAATGCTATGCAAAAAACCCAAATGCGCAAAACCTTTCGCCCCACCGCCGGCCAATGCGATTCCGACCGCTTTCCCTTCCATACGTCTAGCGACTCGATCGAATTCACCTGCTCTATTTTTTCTTACTATATGTCTTTGGCCCGGAAGTTTTTTGAATAAATCCTCCAAAATTCGCCAACGGGAATAACCATCCTCTACGTAAAAAACCGTTTCACGAAGAGTCTCATGAAGTCCTCCTCCTTGAAGCACTTTCCAGGCATGACAGTCTTCTTCCAAAATGCTTCCCGGCTCGACCAGGATAAGAATTCTATCCGCTTGCCGGAGACAGGCCTCCACCCAAAGTGAATCTTCGTGTTCGACTTCGAAAAATACCTTATCATATTCCCGTTCGAGCCCGTTAAACCAGGAGAGAATTTCTGAAATTCCGAAATTCTCTCCGCGATTTCTTTTCGACCTTTGTTGTTGAACGAATCTTTCGAATTTATCCTTACTCACTGTAAGCGAACTCCCGAAAGGTTTTAAACTTTTGGATAGCTCTTTTGAAAATTCCTTGAGAGGAAAGCCCTTAGTGAGCGGAACGAGCGCGATCGTATGCACCTTTCGTCCGAGTTTTACCCCTCCTCGATTTTTCTCATTTAGGCGCCGCGCAATCGTTTCCGTTATGTGAAATAAACCTTCGGGAGATCGGGATATGAATTTACGAAAGCCGTCCCGAGATATCCGAATAACTTGTCCGGAACGGAGAGCATAGACAGAGGCAGATCTAGGCTCACCTGTAAGCAAGGACATCTCTCCGATGATATCCCCTTTTCCAAATTCGCCTTCGCTAATTCTCTTCCCATTCCCGTCTTCCGTAACAAATCGAAAACGTCCTGAAACAATTATATATAGGGAATTTCCCGGATCACCTTGACGAATCAGCCGTTCGCCGCCGGGGACATACAACCATTCCAAATAGGATTGCAATTTCGAAACTTTGTTACGATCGAAATGAAATAGTATTTCGATACTGGAAAGAAAATCCAAAATTTCTTTCTGGTTAGGTCGTACGATCGCTAAGCGAAAGAATCGGCGGCTTTTTATTCTAGCGGCAAGCAGTCCCAACCGTTGAGGAAATTTTCTTTCGAGACGATTCCACTCCTGTTTGGATATTGCCGCTAACGTAGAATCGGTTCTCGTGCGAACGCCAAAAACAGCCTCTTCCCAGTGAAAAAAACTAGGTTCACCAAGATATGCACCCGAACCGATTTCTCTCGTCGAAGAAGCATCGCGAAAGGAGAATTCCTCGCATACTCCTTCTATTACGAAATATAATTTTGATGAATTCTTACGCGGATCTACGATCGTTTTTCCGGCGGGAATTTTCAGAATCTCAAACGCCGAAGCAAATGCGCGCAGCTCCGACTCTGTCCATTCCGTAAATAGTTCCGGATTGGCTTGAAGGACGGAGTCGAACCAACGTGGGGGAATTTTAATCTTCTTAATGGGCACGGATATCTAACACTTTAGAATGATGCATTTACTTGAAATTACCGCTATAGCCTGAACAACCCATAGCTGCGTCGAACAGAATTAAAATACATAGCGTCACTTTCAAATCAGCGAACGGAGAACAAAGCGAACATCAATCTGTTCACAAAATCGACCGGAAGAAAGCAAATTTACTGATCAAAATAGAATTGAATTTGAAAAATTTCCATCTTCTCCCTACCGAGGAAAGTATTTGCGACGAGGATTTTTCTTTAAAAATCATTATATTTTCTCGGGTTGCCCGTAAAAGGACCTTCGTTACCGAGGGATTTTTGCCGTCTCATAATCAAAGAAAAGAAGTTCGAAGTGATAAATTTTCCTGGGATCTTCATTCCGATTCGGACCCGATTCCAATAAAACCGTTTAAAACCCGTCTCGAAATATAAAAAAAGAACCCCCTTTCAACCAATCCGAAACGAAAAAACTACGCTTAGATTGTTTCGAATAAAACGCGATACTGCGGGAGGCGATAAGGAGGATTCTAGAAACCAATTAGAAAATCACCGAATTCGGATCCTATCGGATTTCTAACAAAAAATCCCGCGAGGAAAGTTCAACATTAAATTAATATTCAAGTATCATTAATTGATAGAAATTCACAACTTTAATCAATTGAAATTTATTGAATTAAATATTTTTCATGTTTTATTTTCAATATTTTAGTAGTTATTTATACTATAATATCTCACTTTTAGAACATTTTTAATTAGAAACTTGGAATTATCGACATGAGCTCAACTGTAGAACTGCTTAAAATCGTGACCACAGGCCTCGATTTGCCTTATCTAAACCTTTTTTCGAAAGACAGCTTCAAAAAGGGTGAAAGACCTTACTACGACCCAGAGGCAGAACATTTATTAATAGCTGCCAGTGACTATTCGAATCTCGAAGGATTGAAGGCCGGAAAAATTCCCTATATCGCAAATACGGAGGGGATGGATAGAAAGGTTAAAGAAAACATTTTAAACTTAGTGAAAGATCGCTTAATCGCATTAATTCCTAGAATCAGCTTTAATTCGGATTCTAAAGAACTCGGGCAGATCGTTTATATAATTGCGCTGGATCGCACGAGTCGTCTTGATCCGTTTTCGATTAAAACTCTATTTCTAGAAATCATGAGACGATCCGCATGGTCGATCCGTAATTACGAAATTCTCAGACAAACCGAAAGGGACGTACAGCTTCCGAATCTACTCCAAAGTCTCGCGGAAAATACTCCTCCGGCAGAAAGCTCGAAGGTAGAAGACGCATTGGATAAGTGTTTACGCAAGATTCACGAGATGGGGCTCTGCAGTCCGCAGATGCTCAAAGATTCCAAGATCATCATTCGGAATCTAATCTTCGAGGACGGATTTTTAGCTCTTACAAAGAATGCAGGTTACGTATACATTCCCGAACAGAACGTCGAAGAGACCTACCAAATAATAGCGGAACTATATTCTAGCAAAGCGATCAGGACGGTCGTAGATCTGAACCCGCAAGTAGCGTTGGACTTAGTTTCTTTTCGTGAAGAAGTATTGCAGGAAGAAACAAGAATGAGTTCCGGTAACCTTTCTTATATATATAAGAAAATATACGCGGCAGAATTTCCTAAGTTATCGGCAATTCTTCCGAAGGATACTCCCATAAACGATTTCTTTCGAATAGGAGCGTTCATCACGAAAAAATCTCTGACCTATGAAGAATACGAGAGTGACGCGAACGAAAAGGCGAATATTAATAAAATAAAATCCTTAATAAAAAGCGGAAAGAAACCTCTGGATAAATTTTTAACTTTCTCCCTAGGCACCGATCTTCCATACGACTCCCCTCTCATTATGAATGCCGAAGAGGATAACAGTCTACTTAGTTACGTTTATTACGGCGAAGAATTTCCCGAACTCTGCATATGTCGCTCCGATGAATCCACAATCAGAGAGGTAATTCTCGCTTTAGCAGAACGCTATTCGTTCGGCAATCCGACTAGCTATCGTTTCATTTTATTACTCAATAAATATAAGAAAAAATTACTTTCGGTTTTATCGGATTCCGATGTGCAATCCTCGTTTTGCAGCATAGCATTTTCATGCATCGCCGATCATTTCCCTTGGTACGTAAGATTATCGTATTTTATCGGCTTCAGAGGCGCCATGCTTTCCAGCATATTGCGAGAGTTAGGAAACATTCAGCATAAACAATTGAATGAACGACTTAAGTTCAAAGAGAAATTGAGCGCCATAAAAACCGATTTGAGAAAGGAATTGGTCGAGGAAGTACGTAATATGATTTATAGTAACGAACAGTATCCGGAAGGAATCTAATAGATCCTTTCAATTTTCATTACGACTTCATAAGCGTTTCCTTTAAATACGGAGGCTATCGATTCAATTCAATTTCCTTGAATAAAGAAAGAAGGCTCTATTTAGGAATGGCGACTTTCGCATCCGGCACCATCCACAGATTCGGTTTTGTCGGTTTCTTATCGACGAACGGATTCAGACGCCTTAACTTATTAATTCCTCTCTTAAGGCTTACGCAGAGGG is a window encoding:
- a CDS encoding PAS domain S-box protein, giving the protein MSLSLMRKLILLIENKEAGVPTLHDLLSKADQDKTFYVQTVATESALEQIKSLNYDLLIVDYHSVFPNNLNLLEEHKISNAATSFIVINKGTDSAAKLRSFEAGASYYIDKANINSLFLNETIRACLKNNEFGNIFAEDSLRLKEIIRLNIEVATTELDTEEFPDFIAEKIGRFVECDGVSVGRKEDGEFVYKGAYGKLVYPKGLRIPTEWSFSGQAIGNKRILFHGELSSLSAEAGNDFSLKGKVGSGIAIPLIFANEAVGIINVFSEKRDAFEREIERSLELVSVMLGSILYKKNVEHELRSGRNMLKSALKIANLGSWEWNVIENKITWSDEVYSIFGISKNEFQISVDGFFSFVHSDDLVRVRKFGEELLEYGTITEIDHRIIKPDGETRYVVERAELVRNSKGEPIFIIGTVQDVTERKRSEENLRLLQIAIEKSTDIFLITESEPIADPGPKIVYVNEAFEKLTGYTREEVVGQTPKILRGPKSDLKIQAKIEEYMSQWKQIREETLNHRKDGTEFWTELDMFPINDSTGRYTHWISIHRDVTERKQTEERLMQSQKMEAVGQLAGGLAHDFNNLLNVILANLDLLELKLKESPDLLKRVTSAQDAVQRGVEVNRRLLSFSRKQPINPEIADVNQLLRDFSPILEKIQTDKVNVELEISNESLICEIEKSGLENALLNLTINARDAMPEGGTIRISSGLLKNASSEGIRISGLEQADYCLVTVTDSGVGMEETIKARIFEPFFSTKGAGKGTGLGLAMVYGFVKQSKGFVKVISVPGHGTSFLIFLPILGPDHSIPAGEGAILP
- a CDS encoding cyclic nucleotide-binding domain-containing protein, producing the protein MPIKKIKIPPRWFDSVLQANPELFTEWTESELRAFASAFEILKIPAGKTIVDPRKNSSKLYFVIEGVCEEFSFRDASSTREIGSGAYLGEPSFFHWEEAVFGVRTRTDSTLAAISKQEWNRLERKFPQRLGLLAARIKSRRFFRLAIVRPNQKEILDFLSSIEILFHFDRNKVSKLQSYLEWLYVPGGERLIRQGDPGNSLYIIVSGRFRFVTEDGNGKRISEGEFGKGDIIGEMSLLTGEPRSASVYALRSGQVIRISRDGFRKFISRSPEGLFHITETIARRLNEKNRGGVKLGRKVHTIALVPLTKGFPLKEFSKELSKSLKPFGSSLTVSKDKFERFVQQQRSKRNRGENFGISEILSWFNGLEREYDKVFFEVEHEDSLWVEACLRQADRILILVEPGSILEEDCHAWKVLQGGGLHETLRETVFYVEDGYSRWRILEDLFKKLPGQRHIVRKNRAGEFDRVARRMEGKAVGIALAGGGAKGFAHLGFLHSIRDQGIPVDLIGGTSAGSIMAGLFAMGYDFPEILRLIKKVWIDSKLTRDYTIPFVSLLNGLRYSKAVKDFFGDRKIETLWIPFLAVACNLTKSEPKIFDQGELWKAIRASTSIPGIFPPFYDEGSLYVDGGLWDNLPGLLLREKGADILISVDLGAGSQPAKDQAYGSLVEGRFPGAAPSAWTLIMNNLLPKEQRLDFPHIGEIFMRSMLISSQNSLKKTKESSDLFVELPARDFSTFDWNEYLRLYDLGYESSQLKAKEWAKIIQDKIYSK